A genome region from Musa acuminata AAA Group cultivar baxijiao chromosome BXJ3-5, Cavendish_Baxijiao_AAA, whole genome shotgun sequence includes the following:
- the LOC135639156 gene encoding subtilisin-like protease SBT1.3, which produces MLLFRFFIPTPQPPLLLTSSFLIPMAACRETWLSFCLLALHLALSLRAVPTNKPPPKTYIVHVAKSEKPDSFATHVDWYLSTINSVAATSSELDASTGADDPADRIVYSYETAFHGFAAKLGADEAERLESVPGVLAVLPETVYRLHTTRSPEFLGIGPEDSSNIFTTAASANHDVFVGVLDTGIWPESPSFSDKGMPAVPARWKGACEAGRNFTHSNCNRKIVGARIFHRGYEASAGAIDEKSELKSPRDQDGHGTHTAATVAGSPVRGANLFGYATGTAQGMAPHARVAVYKVCWTGGCFSSDILAAVDRAVADGVDVLSISLGGGVSAYYRDSLSIATFGAMEMGVFVACSAGNAGPDPISLTNVSPWITTVGASTMDRDFPAKVGLGNGMDITGVSLYKGRQNLLPSQHYPLVYMGGNLSSPNPKSLCLEGSLDPRVVAGKVVMCDRGVSPRVQKGQVVKDAGGIGMILANTAANGDELVADSHLLPAVAVGETAGEEIKRYSKASARPTATLTFEGTKVGIRPSPVVAAFSSRGPNILTLEILKPDVVAPGVNILAAWTGDASPSSLAADHRRVGFNILSGTSMSCPHVGGVAALLKASHPDWSPAAIKSALMTTAYVHDNTHHPLKDAATGQPSSTYDHGAGHIQPLKAVDPGLVYDITPEDYFEFLCSQKLTSVQMKVFTKHSNRTCKHSLASPGNLNYPAMSAVFRQQPATTLTLQRVVTNVGPAVSTYGVKVSAFKGADVVVEPKTLHFTRHNQKLSYKVTFRTISPQSSPEFGGLTWSDGTHVVRSPVVVTWLQSL; this is translated from the coding sequence ATGCTGCTGTTTCGATTCTTTATACCCACCCCGCAGCCACCGCTCTTGCTCACTTCCAGCTTCCTCATCCCCATGGCAGCTTGCAGGGAGACATGGCTTTCCTTCTGCCTCTTGGCTCTCCATCTTGCCCTTTCTCTCCGTGCCGTCCCAACCAACAAGCCTCCTCCCAAAACGTACATCGTCCATGTGGCCAAATCCGAGAAGCCCGACTCCTTCGCCACCCACGTCGATTGGTATCTCTCCACCATCAACTCGGTGGCCGCAACTTCTAGCGAGTTGGATGCGTCGACGGGAGCAGATGACCCAGCTGATCGGATCGTCTACAGCTACGAGACCGCCTTCCATGGCTTCGCCGCGAAGCTCGGCGCTGACGAGGCGGAGCGGCTGGAGAGTGTTCCCGGCGTGCTCGCCGTCCTCCCGGAGACTGTCTACCGGCTTCACACGACCAGAAGCCCGGAGTTCCTGGGCATCGGCCCTGAGGACAGCAGCAACATCTTCACCACGGCGGCGTCCGCCAACCACGACGTGTTCGTCGGGGTGCTCGACACTGGAATATGGCCTGAGAGCCCGAGCTTCAGCGACAAAGGCATGCCGGCCGTCCCTGCGCGGTGGAAAGGCGCATGCGAGGCCGGCCGGAACTTCACCCACAGCAACTGTAACAGAAAGATCGTCGGCGCCAGGATATTCCACCGGGGTTACGAGGCCTCGGCGGGTGCCATCGACGAGAAGAGCGAGCTCAAGTCCCCAAGGGATCAAGACGGGCATGGGACGCACACCGCCGCCACAGTCGCAGGCTCGCCGGTGCGGGGAGCGAACCTCTTCGGCTACGCCACTGGCACCGCTCAAGGTATGGCGCCCCATGCGCGGGTCGCGGTCTACAAGGTCTGCTGGACCGGTGGGTGCTTCAGCTCCGACATCCTGGCGGCGGTGGACCGTGCGGTGGCCGATGGGGTGGACGTCCTCTCCATCTCCCTCGGCGGTGGGGTCTCCGCCTACTACCGTGACAGCCTGTCAATTGCTACGTTCGGTGCCATGGAGATGGGGGTGTTCGTCGCCTGTTCTGCGGGCAACGCCGGCCCTGACCCGATCAGCCTGACCAATGTGTCGCCCTGGATCACCACCGTTGGCGCGAGCACGATGGACCGAGATTTCCCGGCCAAAGTCGGGCTAGGGAACGGGATGGACATAACCGGCGTCTCCCTCTACAAGGGTCGTCAGAACCTGTTGCCCTCGCAGCATTATCCTCTGGTTTACATGGGCGGCAACTTGAGCAGCCCCAACCCGAAGTCACTGTGCCTGGAAGGGTCTCTGGATCCTCGCGTCGTCGCCGGGAAGGTCGTGATGTGCGACAGGGGAGTCAGCCCCCGCGTGCAGAAGGGCCAGGTGGTGAAGGATGCAGGAGGAATCGGCATGATCCTGGCCAACACCGCCGCCAACGGCGATGAGCTCGTCGCCGACAGCCACCTCTTACCGGCTGTCGCGGTGGGAGAGACTGCCGGAGAGGAGATCAAGCGGTACAGCAAGGCCAGCGCTCGCCCGACCGCAACGCTCACCTTCGAGGGGACCAAAGTGGGAATCCGCCCGTCTCCGGTGGTGGCGGCGTTCTCCTCAAGGGGGCCTAACATCCTCACGCTGGAGATCCTCAAGCCCGACGTGGTAGCCCCCGGCGTGAACATTCTGGCGGCGTGGACCGGCGACGCAAGCCCCTCAAGCTTGGCGGCGGATCACCGGCGTGTCGGCTTCAACATTTTGTCCGGGACCTCCATGTCATGCCCACATGTCGGAGGGGTAGCCGCGCTGCTCAAGGCCAGCCATCCTGACTGGAGCCCAGCCGCCATAAAATCTGCTCTGATGACCACCGCCTACGTCCATGACAACACTCACCATCCACTGAAAGATGCGGCGACGGGCCAACCGTCGAGCACCTACGATCACGGCGCCGGCCACATACAACCTCTAAAAGCTGTAGATCCAGGACTCGTCTACGACATAACTCCAGAAGATTActtcgagtttctctgcagtcagAAGCTGACATCAGTGCAGATGAAGGTCTTCACCAAGCATTCCAACAGAACTTGTAAGCATTCATTGGCTTCTCCAGGAAACCTGAACTACCCGGCCATGTCCGCCGTGTTCCGGCAGCAACCAGCCACCACGCTGACGCTGCAGAGGGTCGTGACGAACGTTGGCCCCGCAGTTTCAACTTACGGCGTCAAGGTTAGCGCATTCAAGGGCGCAGATGTGGTGGTCGAACCCAAGACGCTCCACTTCACGCGTCACAACCAGAAGCTGTCTTACAAGGTGACCTTCAGAACCATTTCGCCTCAGTCATCACCTGAGTTCGGAGGCTTGACATGGAGCGACGGGACCCATGTAGTCCGAAGCCCGGTCGTGGTGACATGGCTGCAATCGCTATAA
- the LOC103985942 gene encoding phospholipase D gamma 1-like, producing the protein MDNPYQYPHPYGYQNPPPSALANPSPYEAPHQSPHPPYLYTYNSFPSPPPPNPSLQFTRSGPIQYPPPPSYHPPAAPFVAPTTYSYDPYSFPPRNPHPYIYPYTIPYEPAKYDVISAQLPVSSSSSSSIYPINNHLANGRLADQTLSPDSSHHRSAIHDYQRQSFSGSLSSVTPFATPPATPSRESQHGAIVPFAGSPSSRGRASLKVLLLHGSLDIWAYEAKNLPNMDLFHKTLGDMFGPRITGTISGKVEHVTSITSDPYVTINVCDAAIGRTYVVSNSENPVWMQHFNVPVAHHAAEVEFLVKDSDVLGAQLIGSVSIPTMQIYSGEKVEGTYPILCPNGKQCKPGAVLRLSIQYIPMERLSIYHHGVGSGPDHCGVPGTYFPLRKGGKVTLYQDAHVPDGYLPDLMLGNGMYYEHGKCWHDICDSIINARRLIYIIGWSVFHTVRLVRDSGNSSSPILGDLLKSKSQEGVRVLLLVWDDPTSRNILGYRTDGVMGTRDEETRRFFKHSSVQVLLCPRSAGKRHSFVKQQETGTIYTHHQKQVVVDADAGNNTRKIIAFVGGLDLCGGRYDNPKHPLFRTLQTLHKDDYHNPNFVNYDDSGPREPWHDLHSRIDGPAAYDVLKNFEERWLKASKHHGIKKLKKSSDDALLHIERIPDIIGVNNSLYMNDNDPETWHVQIFRSIDSNSVKGFPKDPRDATNKNLICGKNVLIDMSIHRAYVHAIRAAQHFIYIENQYFLGSSFNWDSNKNLGANNLIPIEIALKIANKIKANERFSAYIVIPMWPEGNPTGAPTQRILFWQNKTMQMMYETIYTALKEVGLENIYEPQDYLNFFCLGNREASDLNSASQNAEISPQALAKKNRRFMIYVHSKGMIVDDEFVIMGSANINQRSLEGTRDTEIAMGAYQPQHTWARKLSGPRGQIFGYRMSLWAEHIGTVEECFTSPHSLECMRRVRDLGLLNWKQFVADDITEMRGHLLKYPVDVDKKGMVKPLPGFETFPDIGGNICGSFFGIQENLTI; encoded by the exons ATGGACAATCCATACCAGTACCCTCATCCTTACGGCTATCAGAATCCTCCTCCCTCTGCTCTGGCCAACCCCAGCCCCTATGAAGCGCCGCACCAGTCTCCCCACCCTCCCTATCTCTACACTTACAACTCCTTCCCATCCCCACCCCCTCCAAACCCGTCGCTCCAATTCACCCGCTCCGGCCCCATCCAGTATCCGCCTCCGCCGTCCTACCATCCACCTGCCGCCCCCTTCGTCGCTCCGACGACCTACTCCTACGATCCCTACTCCTTTCCTCCACGCAACCCCCACCCCTACATCTATCCCTACACGATCCCCTACGAACCCGCCAAGTACGACGTCATCTCCGCTCAGTTACCCGtttcctcgtcgtcgtcgtcgtcgatctATCCGATCAACAATCACCTCGCTAACGGCCGCCTCGCCGATCAAACCCTGTCCCCAGATTCGTCGCATCACCGGTCGGCGATTCACGATTACCAGCGCCAGTCCTTCTCCGGGAGCTTGTCGTCCGTTACGCCGTTCGCCACACCGCCGGCTACCCCTTCCCGTGAATCGCAGCATGGGGCGATCGTGCCGTTCGCTGGATCGCCGTCTTCGAGGGGCCGGGCGTCGCTCAAGGTGCTGCTGCTTCATGGAAGCCTCGACATCTGGGCGTACGAGGCCAAGAACCTCCCCAACATGGATTTGTTCCACAAGACGTTGGGGGACATGTTTGGCCCGCGGATAACGGGCACCATAAGCGGCAAGGTGGAGCATGTGACTTCGATAACCAGCGACCCTTACGTGACCATCAACGTGTGTGATGCGGCAATTGGCAGGACATACGTGGTGAGCAACAGCGAGAACCCCGTTTGGATGCAGCATTTCAATGTTCCGGTAGCACACCATGCGGCCGAAGTGGAGTTCTTGGTCAAGGACAGTGACGTACTCGGAGCACAGCTTATCGGTTCTGTTTCGATCCCAACGATGCAGATTTACTCTGGCGAGAAGGTGGAAGGGACTTACCCAATTCTGTGTCCTAATGGAAAGCAATGCAAACCTGGTGCTGTCTTAAGGTTGTCGATACAGTATATTCCAATGGAGAGGCTTAGCATTTACCATCATGGAGTTGGCTCCGGTCCTGACCACTGTGGCGTGCCCGGTACCTATTTCCCTCTCAGGAAAGGTGGGAAGGTCACACTTTATCAAGATGCTCATGTTCCTGATGGTTATCTCCCGGACCTGATGCTGGGAAATGGGATGTATTACGAGCATGGGAAGTGTTggcatgacatttgtgattcaatAATCAATGCTCGCCGTCTGATATACATCATCGGGTGGTCAGTTTTCCACACCGTTCGTCTGGTAAGGGATTCTGGTAATTCGTCTTCTCCTATCCTAGGTGATCTCCTGAAATCAAAGTCGCAGGAAGGCGTGAGAGTGTTGCTTCTTGTATGGGACGATCCGACGTCCAGGAACATCCTGGGTTATCGAACA GATGGTGTAATGGGAACCCGTGATGAGGAAACTCGTCGTTTTTTCAAGCACTCATCAGTGCAAGTTTTGCTTTGTCCTCGTTCAGCTGGTAAAAGACACAGCTTTGTCAAACAACAG GAAACGGGAACCATCTACACTCATCATCAGAAACAAGTGGTTGTGGATGCTGATGCTGGTAATAACACAAGAAAGATAATAGCTTTTGTTGGAGGGCTTGATTTATGTGGTGGGCGGTATGACAATCCAAAACACCCTTTGTTTAGGACACTACAAACGCTGCATAAGGATGACTATCACAATCCCAATTTTGTG AATTATGATGACAGTGGTCCAAGAGAACCATGGCATGATTTGCATTCTAGAATTGATGGTCCAGCTGCTTATGATGTTCTCAAAAACTTTGAGGAGCGTTGGTTAAAAGCTTCAAAGCACCATGGGATCAAAAAATTGAAGAAATCATCAGATGATGCATTGCTGCATATTGAAAGAATCCCAGATATTATAGGGGTTAATAATTCATTGTACATGAATGATAACGATCCAGAGACTTGGCATGTTCAG ATTTTCCGATCAATTGATTCGAATTCAGTGAAAGGTTTCCCAAAAGATCCAAGAGATGCCACTAATAAG AACCTCATTTGTGGGAAGAATGTACTGATTGACATGAGTATACATAGAGCTTATGTCCATGCCATCCGAGCTGCTCAACACTTTATTTACATCGAGAATCAGTACTTCCTGGGTTCATCATTTAATTGGGATTCAAACAAGAACTTAG GTGCCAATAATCTGATACCAATTGAAATTGCCCTTAAAATTGCAAACAAAATTAAAGCAAATGAACGCTTCTCTGCATATATTGTTATTCCGATGTGGCCTGAGGGTAATCCAACTGGTGCTCCTACACAAAGAATTCTTTTTTGGCAG AATAAAACTATGCAAATGATGTATGAGACAATATATACAGCCTTGAAGGAAGTCGGTCTTGAGAATATATATGAGCCACAAGATTATTTAAACTTCTTTTGCCTTGGTAATCGGGAAGCTTCAGATCTAAACAGTGCGAGTCAGAATGCAGAAATCTCTCCTCAG GCACTTGCGAAGAAGAATAGACGCTTCATGATCTACGTGCATTCAAAGGGTATGATAGTGGATGATGAATTCGTTATCATGGGATCAGCAAACATCAACCAAAGGTCGTTGGAAGGTACGAGGGATACGGAGATAGCAATGGGCGCATACCAACCCCAGCATACCTGGGCAAGAAAGCTCTCTGGTCCTCGTGGACAG ATTTTTGGTTACAGAATGTCGCTGTGGGCCGAACACATTGGAACCGTCGAGGAGTGTTTTACCTCTCCACACAGCCTCGAATGCATGAGACGGGTTCGTGACCTTGGTCTGCTGAACTGGAAACAATTTGTGGCTGATGATATTACTGAAATGAGGGGCCACCTACTCAAATACCCAGTTGATGTCGACAAGAAAGGCATGGTGAAACCTCTtcctggatttgaaacattcccaGATATTGGTGGAAACATCTGCGGGTCATTTTTCGGCATTCAAGAAAATCTTACTATATGA